From one Candidatus Zixiibacteriota bacterium genomic stretch:
- a CDS encoding efflux RND transporter periplasmic adaptor subunit, translated as MNLRTFLLLVSPTLATMALFGCSGDSEGGNPGGNRLMPAVEAVQAQYGSLPLTERLSGVIRARNQVEIYPQISAVVVEVPVENGHQIRRGQTLLRLRDNEFRERLKQAEAGLRIAEAQAKQAEARMKEMQAELNRAESLAAKNLITPTELESARTEAISAEADFELASARVAQSNATVDERQEALSQTVIQSPVNGTVGNRNAEIGMFVSPGTRLFTVGQLDTVRAGVVLTDRMLEYIKSGQRAEIFASEGPISARLSRISPFLHPVTHSTDAEIDIPNPDRSLLPGQFVAVDIFYGESEQATLVPLSALYENPRTGATGVFIATDSLTGELAAVTGTDNEVALSNPVSFTFVPVEVIARGRMVAGIRGVKPDRWVVTLGQDLLTGESSTARVRPVDWRWVERLQNLQREDLLNEIIREQQAAVGDSSTIQF; from the coding sequence TTGAACCTACGCACTTTCCTGCTTCTCGTATCACCGACACTCGCCACGATGGCTTTGTTCGGCTGTTCCGGCGACAGTGAGGGCGGCAATCCGGGCGGCAATCGCCTCATGCCGGCCGTCGAAGCCGTGCAGGCACAATACGGCTCGCTTCCTCTGACGGAGCGATTGAGCGGCGTTATCAGAGCCCGTAACCAGGTCGAGATCTACCCGCAAATCTCGGCCGTTGTCGTCGAGGTCCCCGTGGAAAACGGCCACCAGATCAGGCGGGGACAGACCCTGCTCCGGCTGCGCGACAACGAATTCCGCGAGCGTCTCAAACAGGCTGAGGCCGGCTTGCGTATCGCCGAGGCTCAGGCAAAGCAGGCGGAAGCCCGTATGAAGGAGATGCAGGCTGAGCTGAATCGAGCCGAATCGCTCGCTGCGAAAAACCTGATCACCCCCACCGAGCTGGAAAGTGCCCGGACAGAAGCCATCTCTGCCGAGGCTGACTTCGAGCTGGCCAGCGCGCGCGTGGCGCAGTCAAATGCGACTGTCGACGAACGGCAGGAAGCTCTGTCCCAGACCGTCATCCAATCGCCCGTGAACGGTACCGTCGGCAACCGCAACGCGGAAATCGGCATGTTTGTCAGTCCCGGCACACGCCTGTTTACGGTCGGGCAACTCGATACCGTCCGCGCCGGAGTGGTCCTCACCGACCGTATGCTCGAATACATTAAAAGCGGCCAGCGGGCCGAGATTTTTGCCTCCGAGGGACCGATATCCGCCCGCCTGTCGCGCATTTCTCCGTTCCTGCATCCGGTGACTCACAGCACCGATGCCGAGATTGATATCCCGAATCCTGACCGCTCCCTGCTCCCCGGCCAGTTTGTGGCCGTCGACATCTTCTACGGCGAGAGCGAACAGGCGACCCTGGTTCCGCTGAGCGCCCTGTATGAAAATCCGCGCACGGGCGCGACCGGCGTCTTCATCGCGACCGATTCGCTGACCGGTGAACTCGCGGCGGTCACTGGAACCGACAATGAGGTCGCGCTCTCCAACCCCGTCTCGTTTACGTTTGTCCCGGTCGAGGTCATCGCCCGCGGTCGAATGGTCGCGGGCATCCGCGGAGTCAAGCCCGACCGCTGGGTGGTTACCCTCGGGCAGGACCTGCTGACCGGTGAGTCCTCAACCGCCCGCGTCCGCCCGGTCGACTGGAGATGGGTGGAACGACTGCAGAATCTGCAGCGTGAAGACTTGTTGAACGAGATCATCCGGGAGCAGCAGGCGGCTGTCGGCGACAGCAGCACCATTCAGTTCTGA
- a CDS encoding ankyrin repeat domain-containing protein gives MIGIRVYVIACAATLACGLSAPASGSELSMAIAGGDRPRVSSLLSESPDELYSTDEHGRTPLHLALMHNQDSITMLLVECGADVNALDSSGESPLHFAARAGLTAAAQYLLDHGSTTLNTPSAATRGGSAGGWTPLHVAVRAGKVPVAHLLLDRGADIEARDGAQRTPLILSAESNTMDVVRLLVERGANINAAALRGYTALLWASRNRFSDMVDYLVARGASIDSAMLNTAMQQAIVNGQSSLYEYALTFGADLETIRTNDPGLLFPACSGGSLAIVRSLIEHGFDLHQVDPDGWTPLHYAASEGHTAVVDYLVTAGISINHRTACGESAFNLARQETFPETADLLRALGADTAEPIFPHLSGPYMGQHPPGDTPVLFLPGIVSGHHRAHSSIAFSPDGAEAYWTDMSPPEGAVRMSRQIDGRWSYPVRADSGIVRDPSFSPDGARMFFISTRPFAPGEVPGGDPDVKEEYWYRERTDAGWSEPRSVGANVNRLGVHWPCSADKYGNLYFSEFSENMYSSELRDGAYQEPVLLTTYLGNETLVGHSPFISPNADFLIFSAEERLNMSFRRLDGSWTDCIDLGDTINGTRVNGSPRITPDSRYLFFLSAGRRRPWGIYWVSAAFIDRLRAKACPSE, from the coding sequence ATGATCGGTATCAGAGTATACGTGATTGCGTGTGCCGCTACACTGGCGTGCGGCTTGAGCGCACCGGCGAGTGGATCCGAGTTGTCGATGGCAATTGCAGGCGGTGACCGGCCTCGCGTCTCGTCGCTCCTGTCGGAGTCCCCTGACGAACTGTACTCTACAGATGAACACGGCCGAACCCCCTTGCACCTTGCCTTGATGCATAATCAGGACTCTATCACCATGTTACTGGTTGAGTGCGGCGCCGACGTCAATGCGCTTGATTCATCCGGAGAGTCCCCTTTGCACTTTGCCGCCAGGGCCGGTCTGACTGCGGCGGCGCAATACCTTCTGGACCACGGATCAACCACACTCAACACGCCGTCAGCGGCAACGCGCGGAGGCTCTGCGGGCGGATGGACTCCCTTGCACGTGGCTGTCCGTGCAGGCAAGGTGCCGGTTGCACATTTGTTGCTGGATCGTGGCGCGGACATCGAGGCCCGTGACGGTGCACAACGAACACCTCTCATCTTGTCGGCCGAAAGCAACACTATGGACGTGGTCCGCCTGCTCGTCGAGCGCGGAGCGAACATCAACGCTGCTGCACTCCGCGGATATACGGCGCTGTTGTGGGCATCGCGCAACCGGTTTTCCGACATGGTGGACTATCTGGTCGCGCGCGGCGCGAGCATAGACTCCGCAATGCTCAATACTGCCATGCAACAGGCGATAGTAAATGGCCAAAGCTCCCTCTACGAGTACGCCCTGACATTCGGCGCCGACCTGGAGACTATCCGAACCAACGACCCGGGGTTGTTGTTTCCGGCCTGCAGCGGCGGATCCCTTGCGATCGTCCGCTCGCTGATCGAACATGGGTTTGATTTGCATCAGGTTGACCCCGATGGTTGGACTCCGCTGCACTACGCAGCGTCGGAAGGCCATACCGCGGTCGTCGACTACCTCGTCACGGCCGGTATCTCGATTAACCACCGTACCGCGTGCGGAGAATCGGCCTTCAATCTCGCCCGGCAGGAGACCTTTCCCGAAACGGCCGATCTCCTCCGCGCGCTCGGCGCAGACACCGCCGAGCCGATCTTTCCTCACCTTTCGGGGCCGTACATGGGGCAGCACCCGCCCGGCGATACGCCGGTGCTGTTTCTACCGGGGATTGTGTCGGGACACCATCGCGCCCACTCCTCCATTGCATTCTCACCCGATGGCGCTGAGGCGTACTGGACCGATATGTCTCCGCCGGAAGGCGCCGTTCGTATGTCTCGACAGATCGATGGTCGGTGGTCGTATCCTGTCAGGGCCGACTCGGGTATCGTGCGTGATCCATCCTTTTCGCCGGATGGCGCCCGCATGTTCTTCATCAGTACCAGACCGTTTGCCCCCGGAGAAGTGCCCGGCGGCGATCCCGATGTGAAGGAGGAGTACTGGTACCGGGAACGGACAGACGCAGGGTGGTCAGAACCACGCTCGGTCGGCGCGAATGTCAATCGGCTCGGCGTCCATTGGCCATGTTCTGCGGACAAGTACGGGAATTTGTATTTTTCGGAATTCTCCGAGAACATGTACTCCTCCGAACTGCGTGACGGAGCGTATCAGGAACCGGTGTTGCTCACCACGTATCTCGGAAACGAGACCCTCGTCGGCCACAGCCCGTTTATCTCCCCCAACGCAGACTTCCTGATCTTCTCGGCAGAGGAGAGGCTGAACATGTCTTTTCGGCGTCTGGACGGATCGTGGACCGACTGCATCGACCTCGGTGACACCATCAACGGAACGCGTGTAAACGGGAGTCCGAGGATAACCCCCGACAGTCGATACCTGTTCTTCCTGAGTGCGGGGCGCCGGCGGCCGTGGGGAATCTACTGGGTATCAGCGGCCTTCATCGACCGGCTCCGCGCGAAAGCGTGCCCGTCGGAGTAG
- a CDS encoding plastocyanin/azurin family copper-binding protein, giving the protein MKTLHYLMIGLAIGGGFGEFAVARAATVVGRIIRSAVVESGDRPVERYRGRVSGGDPAAIADCRCDPGHYAVVYLTGDSLPPVRPVAGGRMTQKDMMFQPSVMAVTVGSTVEFPNLDPFYHNVFSYSTTRKFDLGRYAQGKSKSVTFDKPGLVKIFCEIHYSMRAYLHVLTTPYFAVSSESGEFRITGVTPGDYRLHVWQENQPERELTLSVTTDTVTVEID; this is encoded by the coding sequence ATGAAAACACTCCATTACCTGATGATCGGTCTTGCAATCGGGGGCGGGTTCGGCGAGTTCGCAGTCGCCCGGGCGGCCACTGTGGTCGGGCGGATAATCCGGTCGGCGGTGGTCGAGTCGGGCGACCGGCCGGTTGAACGGTATCGCGGGCGGGTATCGGGCGGCGATCCGGCGGCGATTGCCGATTGCCGATGCGACCCGGGGCATTATGCGGTGGTGTATCTCACCGGCGACAGTCTGCCGCCAGTGCGTCCGGTGGCGGGCGGCCGCATGACCCAGAAGGACATGATGTTTCAGCCGTCCGTGATGGCAGTGACGGTCGGGTCGACCGTGGAGTTTCCCAACCTGGATCCGTTTTACCACAACGTGTTTTCCTACTCGACCACGCGGAAGTTTGACCTGGGTCGGTACGCGCAGGGGAAGTCCAAGTCGGTGACGTTTGACAAACCGGGACTGGTCAAAATCTTCTGCGAGATACACTATTCGATGCGCGCCTATCTGCACGTATTGACCACGCCCTACTTCGCGGTTTCCTCCGAAAGCGGCGAGTTTCGGATTACGGGGGTGACTCCGGGAGACTATCGCCTTCACGTGTGGCAGGAGAATCAACCCGAACGCGAGCTTACTCTCAGCGTCACCACCGACACGGTAACAGTCGAGATCGATTGA